In one Streptomyces sp. T12 genomic region, the following are encoded:
- a CDS encoding DNRLRE domain-containing protein gives MPSRWRRAPGRRSLAAVAAAFVVASGLTYVGLQADSRTAPEDRPAARRSAPLSEADAAARARKSGKAVEATALRTAYSTTWARPDGLLQRRIHASPIRAKVDGAWRAIDTDLTRVDEGWAPKATNVRMVFSAGSRAGGATSRGSRSGEASGDRASRAAARRVSLLPQAETTTATALVTLTVNGHDTVLTWPGVVPTPIVDGPRALYPEILPGADLVLTASDGGFAQLLVVKNRQAAADPRVASLSYGLSSPTLGFRLDPVTGIVSGTDASGQDVAESPTPLMWDSAGTPAVTDGQAGSSTAPTDPEVLPSESPVDPVDDPEESPSAEPEPTDSMNDGDNEDAFDELLPEATDEAADPSAIAEMEGSAQPVPPEPTPEPSQTGTAATLSLPGVNGPQPDSHGALVETDLDGGNWILLPDQEFLDDPSTVYPVFIDPSVKKHTNDWTTAYSRHPNASFYNGKNFNKGGTDEARVGFESDTWGTSRSYFSIDWDPDLKGSTVHSAKLRALETYSWSCSARTMTVHLTGPVTSKTNWKSAPAMNSGNKIGGASFAHGWKASSCPDEYVVFDVKDSAKKAVAGGWKTMTIGFRAADENAQYAWKKFQANGGHDPYIELSYNRPPAAPSSLDLDPDLSCDTTYPYINVGASSLTFWANSSDKDGNLSHLQFELWPSSGSTANKLGSKGKVSVGSQNGSARVHTDPFSTSDGTNPLKLVNGTTYSWRAKAVDKFGATSKYSPAKTPCRFVYDTSKPSPPIASSTQFPDADAGDDGFNNEPEDAKWSTVRFGTAGSFTFRARQTDVVRYEYGFNQAAYPFSVSRTNGASLSTTTTVSNAKPPLAGPNVLFVRAVDDAGNASLPLKYLFYVTPRDQADKPGDFTGDGLPDLMVVDGNGNLRLYPSESNTEVTKGTGDLDYSMSGAYRGNPERDPNGDDTEPVYEAPPSGYWKNTLITHLGDIYGGDGLQDLVAVREGELWVYPGDGYGGVNIDKRRRILLPPGAPDPATISQIVAAGDATGDGKTDLFLTVGDTFWVLVGYNGASMEQAVRLAGSAWTERDLVTAQDVSGDGVTDLIYRTDVSGRLMLRTGKPAASGGGVDLNSLSSGVDSAKGTDEVYGATAWASTNIRLLMGTPDANGDAVPDIWTVRADGAVRFYAGTRGEMTHAGVEIVGNSSGGWKYKMAIG, from the coding sequence ATGCCGAGCAGATGGCGCCGTGCGCCCGGACGCCGGTCGCTCGCGGCCGTCGCGGCCGCCTTCGTCGTGGCCTCCGGCCTCACCTACGTCGGCCTCCAGGCCGACAGCCGGACCGCGCCCGAGGACCGGCCGGCCGCCCGGCGCTCGGCGCCGCTGAGCGAGGCGGACGCGGCGGCGCGGGCCCGGAAGTCGGGCAAGGCGGTGGAGGCGACGGCGCTGCGCACGGCCTACTCCACGACCTGGGCCCGGCCCGACGGGCTGCTCCAGCGCCGCATCCATGCCAGCCCGATCCGCGCCAAGGTCGACGGCGCGTGGCGGGCCATCGACACCGACCTCACCCGGGTGGACGAGGGCTGGGCACCGAAGGCCACCAACGTGCGCATGGTGTTCTCGGCGGGGTCACGCGCGGGGGGCGCCACAAGCCGTGGCTCCCGATCGGGTGAGGCCTCCGGCGACCGCGCCTCCCGGGCCGCCGCGCGGCGGGTCTCGCTGCTGCCGCAGGCCGAGACCACGACGGCGACCGCGCTGGTCACGCTCACCGTGAACGGCCATGACACGGTGCTCACCTGGCCCGGCGTGGTGCCCACGCCGATCGTCGACGGTCCGCGCGCCCTGTACCCGGAGATCCTGCCGGGCGCCGACCTGGTGCTCACCGCCTCCGACGGCGGCTTCGCGCAGCTGCTGGTGGTGAAGAACCGTCAGGCCGCGGCCGACCCGCGGGTGGCGAGTCTGTCCTACGGGCTGTCCTCGCCGACCCTCGGCTTCCGACTGGACCCCGTCACGGGGATCGTCTCCGGCACCGACGCCTCCGGCCAGGACGTCGCCGAGTCGCCGACCCCGCTGATGTGGGACAGCGCGGGCACGCCGGCCGTAACGGACGGGCAGGCCGGGTCGAGCACCGCGCCGACCGACCCCGAGGTGCTGCCCTCCGAATCGCCCGTCGACCCGGTCGACGACCCGGAGGAGTCGCCCTCGGCCGAGCCGGAGCCGACCGACTCGATGAACGACGGCGACAACGAGGACGCGTTCGACGAACTGCTTCCGGAGGCCACCGACGAGGCGGCCGACCCGTCCGCGATCGCCGAGATGGAGGGCTCGGCCCAGCCGGTCCCGCCGGAGCCGACACCCGAGCCCTCGCAGACGGGCACCGCGGCCACCTTGTCGCTGCCCGGCGTCAACGGCCCGCAGCCCGACTCGCACGGCGCGCTCGTCGAGACCGACCTCGACGGCGGCAACTGGATCCTGCTGCCCGACCAGGAGTTCCTCGACGACCCCTCGACGGTGTACCCCGTCTTCATCGACCCGTCGGTCAAGAAGCACACCAACGACTGGACGACCGCGTACAGCCGCCACCCGAACGCGTCCTTCTACAACGGCAAGAACTTCAACAAGGGCGGCACCGACGAGGCCCGCGTCGGCTTCGAGTCCGACACCTGGGGCACCTCCCGCTCCTACTTCAGCATCGACTGGGACCCCGACCTGAAGGGCTCCACGGTGCACAGCGCCAAGCTGCGCGCCCTGGAGACGTACTCCTGGTCGTGCAGCGCGCGCACCATGACCGTGCACCTGACCGGGCCGGTGACCTCCAAGACGAACTGGAAGAGCGCGCCCGCCATGAACAGCGGGAACAAGATCGGCGGGGCCAGCTTCGCGCACGGCTGGAAGGCGAGTTCCTGCCCGGACGAATACGTCGTCTTCGACGTCAAGGACAGCGCCAAGAAGGCCGTCGCGGGCGGCTGGAAGACCATGACGATCGGCTTCAGGGCCGCCGACGAGAACGCCCAGTACGCGTGGAAGAAGTTCCAGGCCAACGGCGGTCACGACCCGTACATCGAGCTGTCGTACAACCGGCCCCCGGCCGCGCCGTCCAGCCTCGACCTGGACCCCGACCTGAGCTGCGACACCACCTATCCGTACATCAACGTCGGCGCCTCGTCGCTCACCTTCTGGGCCAACAGCAGCGACAAGGACGGCAACCTCTCCCACCTCCAGTTCGAGCTGTGGCCCAGCAGCGGCAGCACCGCGAACAAGCTCGGCTCCAAGGGCAAGGTGTCGGTCGGCAGCCAGAACGGCTCGGCCCGGGTGCACACCGACCCGTTCTCCACGAGTGACGGCACGAACCCGCTGAAGCTGGTCAACGGCACGACGTACTCGTGGCGTGCGAAGGCCGTCGACAAGTTCGGGGCGACGTCGAAGTACTCCCCGGCCAAGACACCGTGCCGGTTCGTCTACGACACCTCCAAGCCGTCCCCGCCGATCGCCTCGTCGACGCAGTTCCCCGACGCGGACGCCGGTGACGACGGGTTCAACAACGAACCCGAGGACGCCAAGTGGAGCACCGTCCGCTTCGGCACGGCGGGCTCCTTCACCTTCCGCGCCCGGCAGACCGACGTGGTGCGCTACGAGTACGGCTTCAACCAGGCCGCGTACCCCTTCTCGGTGTCCCGCACGAACGGTGCGTCGCTGTCGACGACGACCACGGTGTCCAACGCCAAGCCTCCGCTGGCCGGTCCGAACGTGCTGTTCGTGCGGGCGGTGGACGACGCGGGCAACGCCTCCCTGCCGCTGAAGTACCTCTTCTACGTCACCCCACGGGACCAGGCCGACAAGCCCGGCGACTTCACCGGTGACGGGCTGCCGGACCTGATGGTCGTGGACGGCAACGGCAATCTGCGGCTGTACCCGTCGGAGTCGAACACCGAGGTGACGAAGGGCACCGGCGACCTGGACTACTCCATGTCCGGCGCCTACCGCGGCAACCCCGAGCGGGACCCGAACGGGGACGACACCGAGCCGGTCTACGAGGCACCCCCGTCCGGCTACTGGAAGAACACGCTGATCACCCACCTCGGGGACATCTACGGCGGTGACGGCTTGCAGGACCTGGTGGCGGTCCGCGAGGGCGAGCTGTGGGTCTACCCGGGTGACGGGTACGGCGGTGTGAACATCGACAAGCGGCGACGGATCCTGCTGCCGCCCGGCGCGCCGGACCCGGCCACGATCAGCCAGATCGTCGCCGCCGGGGACGCCACCGGTGACGGCAAGACGGACCTGTTCCTCACCGTCGGCGACACCTTCTGGGTGCTGGTCGGCTACAACGGCGCCTCGATGGAGCAGGCGGTCCGCCTGGCGGGCTCGGCCTGGACGGAGCGCGACCTCGTCACCGCCCAGGACGTCAGCGGCGACGGGGTCACCGACCTCATCTACCGCACCGACGTGTCGGGCCGGCTCATGCTGCGCACCGGCAAGCCGGCGGCATCGGGCGGCGGCGTCGACCTGAACTCGCTGAGCTCGGGCGTGGACTCCGCCAAGGGCACCGACGAGGTGTACGGCGCCACCGCCTGGGCCAGCACCAACATCCGGCTGCTGATGGGCACGCCCGACGCCAACGGCGACGCCGTCCCGGACATCTGGACGGTCCGGGCCGACGGCGCGGTGCGCTTCTACGCGGGCACGCGCGGCGAGATGACGCACGCGGGCGTCGAGATCGTCGGCAACAGCTCGGGCGGCTGGAAGTACAAGATGGCCATCGGCTGA
- a CDS encoding ricin-type beta-trefoil lectin domain protein has translation MSAFLSAARSRVLRTAVVPALGAALLVSLLPAQASALPPDPAKDEVPREELTLEKLPEEELIEGTTANAGLDRIEAAPPTEQVQAPAGTTTPPAGGDAVVSFSATTAQSASYQRAASTAKTANAASTASTTDPQSQTRPAAFEPAGALPVKLGQAPGAAMPAGDWGVKVYDRTETPAQGVDGAVVTVTAPAGGSVPVSVQLDYKAYQNLYGADWASRLTFVQFPECYLTSPDLDECRTYEELETVNDTRGKTITATVDTAADGTVTPASAPSAPSAPARSGVMQAAYRPGAARQADVRQIADGGDKAVVGAVDSGAGEGGSFKATPLETNGKWSAGGSSGAFTWSYPVKVPPTPAGPAPQISFAYNSQAVDAKTATSSPQASWIGEGWEYNPGYIERRYRTCKDDRETTAAGTPNNTAKKDKTSDLCWVSYNAVMSFGGSTTELVRVGTSNVYRPQSDDGTRIELKTGGSNGDNNGEYWVVTKRDGTVYYYGLNKVGADHADTNSVFTVPVFGNHPGEPCHADTFAASRCNSDTDKRQAWHWGLDKVVDVHGNVMIVNWHRSTNYYAVNKKFKSPELYHRGGLPDSIEYGLREGALGVTPAAKVDFLLWQRCLQDSTVCDSAKFDDTDNPASYRPWWDSPGNLNCKSTSKLCPAFPSFWNRMRLGGITTYAQRPGVAGLSKVDTYLLNASFPRDWYDTAPGLWLNSITRYGFRPGDTSGTLLTKSGVSFKPYVVGADSAHPLYGYLKDKMLPNLVPRSSTDPRPGFTRPRIGAVATEHGADIEVTYKGGCRVQPSVAPEDNHGTCFPVRWSPDAEVDKPALAWFNKYVVHTVTETDRITGVSQRMATKYTYSGAAWAKSDDEFSKPALRTYSDWRGYRQVTTVRGDKGDGKNGLPQSQSYSVTRYFLGTGGPVKDSAGTVTLVDDDIDPYAGMTAETITYAGTGGKMTSRTLNRPWSKDTASRTRDGGLPALTAYRSGYQRSDAIQLMGTSSWQAVRSTTEVDPDHGLPVRVESAVVKPNSTGGETLSDHTCVTTQYVTNEAANLVLPKEVRTTATPCASAATANPATQVMQAVRTSYDNGAWGAAPTKGMATSNATLNDDGTAYSVVTTQTFDPLGRVRLVTDPAKGKSETVYTPGDTGGPVTAVKKINPKGHATTTTYEPGRGTALTITDANQHVTRMEYDAFGRLTKGWSASRSSGGQAPDVTIGYQMATASPTKTRPTAVTVSTLDDDGAYAKQVTIYDGLMRPVQTQGEAHGPGRIITDTRYDDQGRVYESTGNYLAKGDPQTGQFKRVSDTVVPSMVRSFYDGLGRPVKRTTFHSGTAVYSDTLEYGDNWTISRPTGGAAPAVRTYTDARGRVSRIDHSTNKSQDEWRTTSYTYDARGNRTQVKDHGGNIWSYTYNSRGLLSSATDPDIGSASFTYDAAGRQRSATNSRQQTTYTDYDEIGRVVAVRLGSEAADPFKTFEYDMPGALGKPVSSTRHDASGDYVDRVTAYDIEYRPTAREIVIPASAGPKLGGTYKYAYTYTRSGKQLSVQVPAVGGLSGEKVVTRYNEDGLPESTSGLDWYTSDVTYSPYGEPLRTVSGPQPYRVWTTNFIDQDTGRLQRTVWDRETAGSHRVADSYYSYDRAGNVTSSAVKQTDGTTSTWDNQCFTYDYLGELVHAWTSSLAVSGATGCKSASGAAWGYRSDGQSSTGPIAEAPDAAGDATAPDTEMQASLDAAAPAAGTVGSATGLPFWKSYTFDAVGNRASFTEHHPTSPALDATSKYTYGKTITAGGVPTLTQPHILTGIDRPTGTDPTYVSDATGNTTERHLAGGDQSLDWNGENKVTSVTGFADGAGPVVGLGGKCLDLGGGLTADGSAIQLYRCNTTQAQAWSLTGDTLRIKGKCATVNITLVQLDTCDGTTNQKFTFRASDKALVHAATGKCVTVPGGTDANGTDLEVATCAGTAAQKWAPADRTTYVYDAGGNRILQKSAAGTTLYLGETEVSTDANGDLVKAVRSYQHPGAPTVVRVSNYGSASHKISVLLSDRLGSATAAIEQTTGQPISRRSFAPYGEVRGLRPTSWPSSRGYLGTGVDDYTSGLTHLGAREYDQSAGRFISADPVVDITDPLQINGYAYANNNPVTKGDPDGLQPIECWEGTAICRGGRIIGVREDRVKPDNALTEKSVTQKTKDGSKTYRVFYDDKGVPHTVASQGVKPTEKVALEYMNDDLRNGLQLYDPKTGNGAQFFYQDDNGVLPKKGLVHDANGNHRVAGTTADFIKVTWKNGKIVSVNTWDATDSDRGATADAVSSAEKTINRKMDPLGTKPQTQNVVFVASSIEQAHAVAEKFVGNANVRVIYPGTGKVGETLFDTHLTGGVKGVGGGTPTTGRGSSEDSSSGKSGKGSLGGKLMNGAGVLGDLLFIWEGMKTLERGCDDVIVSCGPPPTA, from the coding sequence GTGTCTGCCTTCCTGTCCGCTGCGCGCAGCAGAGTGCTGCGTACGGCCGTGGTGCCGGCGCTCGGCGCCGCGCTCCTCGTCTCGCTGCTGCCCGCGCAGGCGAGCGCCCTCCCGCCGGATCCGGCCAAGGACGAGGTGCCGCGCGAGGAACTGACCCTGGAGAAGCTCCCCGAGGAGGAGCTGATCGAGGGCACCACCGCCAACGCGGGCCTGGACCGGATCGAGGCGGCCCCGCCCACCGAGCAGGTGCAGGCCCCGGCGGGCACCACCACGCCACCCGCCGGCGGTGACGCCGTCGTCTCGTTCAGCGCCACCACGGCACAGAGCGCCTCCTACCAGAGGGCGGCGAGCACGGCGAAGACCGCGAACGCGGCAAGCACGGCGAGCACCACCGACCCGCAGAGCCAGACCCGGCCCGCCGCCTTCGAACCCGCCGGTGCCCTGCCCGTGAAGCTGGGCCAGGCGCCCGGCGCCGCGATGCCGGCCGGCGACTGGGGCGTCAAGGTCTACGACCGTACGGAGACCCCCGCGCAGGGTGTCGACGGCGCCGTCGTCACCGTCACCGCCCCGGCCGGCGGGTCCGTGCCCGTCTCCGTGCAGCTCGACTACAAGGCGTACCAGAACCTCTACGGCGCCGACTGGGCCTCCCGGCTGACGTTCGTCCAGTTCCCCGAGTGCTACCTGACCAGCCCCGACCTCGACGAATGCCGTACGTACGAGGAACTGGAGACCGTCAACGACACCCGCGGCAAGACGATCACGGCGACCGTCGACACGGCCGCCGACGGCACCGTCACCCCGGCCTCCGCGCCCTCCGCGCCCTCCGCGCCGGCCCGTTCCGGCGTGATGCAGGCCGCCTACCGGCCGGGCGCCGCCCGGCAGGCCGACGTCCGGCAGATCGCCGACGGCGGCGACAAGGCGGTCGTCGGCGCCGTCGACTCCGGCGCCGGCGAGGGCGGTTCGTTCAAGGCGACCCCGCTGGAGACCAACGGCAAGTGGTCCGCGGGCGGTTCCTCGGGCGCCTTCACCTGGTCGTACCCCGTGAAGGTCCCGCCGACGCCGGCCGGCCCCGCCCCGCAGATCTCGTTCGCCTACAACTCGCAGGCCGTGGACGCCAAGACGGCCACCTCGTCCCCGCAGGCGTCCTGGATCGGCGAGGGCTGGGAGTACAACCCCGGCTACATCGAGCGCCGCTACCGCACCTGCAAGGACGACCGCGAGACGACCGCCGCCGGCACCCCCAACAACACGGCGAAGAAGGACAAGACGTCCGACCTGTGCTGGGTGTCGTACAACGCGGTGATGTCCTTCGGCGGCTCCACCACCGAACTGGTCCGCGTCGGCACCAGCAACGTCTACCGGCCGCAGTCCGACGACGGCACCCGGATCGAGCTGAAGACCGGCGGCAGCAACGGCGACAACAACGGCGAGTACTGGGTCGTCACCAAGCGGGACGGCACCGTTTACTACTACGGCCTCAACAAGGTCGGTGCCGACCACGCCGACACCAACTCCGTCTTCACGGTCCCGGTCTTCGGCAACCACCCGGGCGAGCCCTGCCACGCCGACACCTTCGCCGCATCCCGCTGCAACAGTGACACCGACAAGCGCCAGGCCTGGCACTGGGGCCTGGACAAGGTCGTCGACGTCCACGGCAACGTCATGATCGTCAACTGGCACCGGTCGACGAACTACTACGCCGTCAACAAGAAGTTCAAGAGCCCCGAGCTGTACCACCGGGGCGGCCTGCCCGACTCCATCGAGTACGGCCTGCGCGAGGGCGCCCTCGGCGTCACCCCCGCCGCCAAGGTCGACTTCCTGCTGTGGCAGCGGTGCCTGCAGGACTCCACCGTCTGCGACTCCGCCAAGTTCGACGACACCGACAACCCGGCCTCCTACCGGCCCTGGTGGGACAGCCCCGGCAACCTCAACTGCAAGTCCACCTCGAAGCTGTGCCCGGCCTTCCCGTCGTTCTGGAACCGGATGCGCCTCGGCGGCATCACCACCTACGCCCAGCGTCCCGGCGTCGCAGGCCTGTCCAAGGTCGACACCTATCTGCTCAACGCGTCCTTCCCGCGCGACTGGTACGACACCGCGCCCGGCCTGTGGCTGAACTCCATCACCCGCTACGGCTTCCGCCCCGGTGACACCAGCGGCACCCTGCTGACCAAGTCGGGCGTCAGCTTCAAGCCGTACGTCGTCGGCGCGGACAGCGCCCACCCGCTGTACGGCTACCTCAAGGACAAGATGCTGCCCAACCTCGTCCCGAGGAGCAGCACCGACCCGCGCCCCGGCTTCACGCGTCCGCGCATCGGCGCGGTCGCCACCGAGCACGGCGCCGACATCGAGGTCACCTACAAGGGCGGCTGTCGCGTCCAGCCCTCCGTCGCCCCCGAGGACAACCACGGCACCTGCTTCCCGGTCCGCTGGTCCCCGGACGCCGAGGTGGACAAGCCCGCGCTCGCCTGGTTCAACAAGTACGTCGTGCACACGGTCACCGAGACCGACCGCATCACCGGCGTCTCCCAGCGCATGGCCACCAAGTACACCTACTCCGGCGCCGCCTGGGCCAAGAGCGACGACGAGTTCAGCAAGCCCGCCCTGCGCACCTACAGCGACTGGCGCGGCTACCGGCAGGTCACCACGGTCCGCGGCGACAAGGGCGACGGCAAGAACGGCCTGCCGCAGAGCCAGTCGTACTCCGTGACCCGCTACTTCCTGGGGACCGGCGGCCCGGTCAAGGACTCCGCCGGCACCGTCACCCTCGTCGACGACGACATCGACCCGTACGCCGGGATGACCGCCGAGACGATCACGTACGCGGGCACCGGCGGCAAGATGACCAGCCGCACCCTCAACCGGCCCTGGTCCAAGGACACCGCCTCCCGCACCCGCGACGGCGGACTGCCCGCACTGACCGCGTACCGCAGCGGCTACCAGCGCAGCGACGCCATCCAGCTGATGGGCACCAGCAGCTGGCAGGCCGTCCGCAGCACCACCGAGGTCGACCCCGACCACGGTCTGCCGGTCCGCGTCGAGTCCGCCGTCGTCAAGCCCAACAGCACCGGCGGCGAGACCCTCAGCGACCACACCTGCGTCACCACGCAATACGTCACCAACGAGGCCGCCAACCTGGTCCTGCCCAAGGAGGTCAGGACGACGGCCACCCCGTGCGCCTCCGCCGCGACCGCCAACCCGGCCACCCAGGTCATGCAGGCCGTCCGCACCTCCTACGACAACGGAGCCTGGGGCGCCGCCCCCACCAAGGGCATGGCGACCAGCAACGCCACCCTCAACGACGACGGCACCGCCTACTCCGTCGTCACCACGCAGACGTTCGACCCGCTCGGCCGCGTGCGCCTCGTCACCGACCCGGCCAAGGGCAAGAGCGAGACGGTGTACACGCCGGGCGACACCGGCGGCCCCGTCACCGCCGTCAAGAAGATCAACCCCAAGGGCCACGCCACCACCACGACCTACGAACCGGGCCGCGGCACCGCCCTCACCATCACCGACGCCAACCAGCACGTCACCCGCATGGAGTACGACGCCTTCGGCCGGCTGACCAAGGGCTGGTCGGCGTCCCGCTCCTCCGGCGGTCAGGCGCCCGACGTGACCATCGGCTACCAGATGGCCACCGCGTCGCCCACCAAGACCCGGCCGACCGCCGTCACCGTGAGCACGCTGGACGACGACGGCGCGTACGCCAAGCAGGTCACCATCTACGACGGCCTGATGCGGCCCGTGCAGACCCAGGGCGAGGCGCACGGCCCCGGCCGGATCATCACCGACACCCGCTACGACGACCAGGGCCGGGTGTACGAGTCCACCGGCAACTACCTGGCCAAGGGCGACCCGCAGACCGGCCAGTTCAAGCGGGTCAGCGACACGGTCGTGCCCAGCATGGTGCGCAGCTTCTACGACGGCCTCGGCCGGCCCGTGAAGCGCACGACCTTCCACAGCGGCACCGCCGTCTACTCCGACACCCTCGAGTACGGCGACAACTGGACGATCTCCCGCCCCACCGGCGGCGCCGCCCCCGCCGTGCGCACCTACACCGACGCGCGCGGCCGGGTCTCCCGGATCGACCACTCCACCAACAAGAGCCAGGACGAGTGGCGCACCACCAGCTACACCTACGACGCGCGCGGCAACCGCACGCAGGTCAAGGACCACGGCGGCAACATCTGGTCGTACACCTACAACTCCCGCGGTCTGCTGTCCTCCGCCACCGACCCGGACATCGGCAGCGCGTCGTTCACCTATGACGCGGCCGGCCGCCAGCGCAGCGCCACCAACTCCCGCCAGCAGACCACGTACACCGACTACGACGAGATCGGCCGCGTCGTCGCGGTCCGCCTCGGCTCCGAGGCGGCCGACCCGTTCAAGACGTTCGAGTACGACATGCCGGGCGCGCTCGGCAAGCCGGTCAGCTCCACCCGGCACGACGCGAGCGGCGACTACGTCGACCGCGTCACCGCCTACGACATCGAGTACCGTCCCACGGCCCGGGAGATCGTCATCCCCGCGTCCGCCGGACCCAAGCTGGGCGGCACGTACAAGTACGCCTACACGTACACCCGCAGCGGCAAGCAGCTCAGCGTCCAGGTCCCGGCCGTCGGCGGACTCAGCGGGGAGAAGGTCGTCACCCGCTACAACGAGGACGGCCTGCCCGAGTCCACCTCCGGCCTGGACTGGTACACCTCGGACGTCACCTACTCCCCGTACGGCGAACCGCTGCGCACCGTCAGCGGCCCGCAGCCGTACCGGGTGTGGACGACCAACTTCATCGACCAGGACACCGGCCGCCTCCAGCGCACCGTCTGGGACCGCGAGACCGCCGGATCCCACCGCGTCGCCGACTCCTACTACTCCTACGACCGGGCCGGCAACGTCACCTCGTCGGCGGTCAAGCAGACCGACGGCACCACGTCCACGTGGGACAACCAGTGCTTCACCTACGACTACCTCGGTGAGCTGGTCCACGCCTGGACCTCGTCGCTCGCCGTGTCCGGCGCCACCGGCTGCAAGTCCGCCTCGGGTGCGGCCTGGGGCTACCGCTCCGACGGCCAGAGCTCCACGGGGCCGATCGCCGAGGCCCCCGACGCGGCCGGTGACGCCACCGCCCCCGACACGGAGATGCAGGCCTCGCTGGACGCGGCGGCGCCGGCCGCCGGCACGGTCGGCAGCGCCACGGGCCTGCCGTTCTGGAAGTCGTACACCTTCGACGCGGTCGGCAACCGTGCCTCGTTCACCGAGCACCATCCGACGAGCCCCGCACTCGACGCCACGTCGAAGTACACCTACGGCAAGACCATCACCGCGGGCGGCGTCCCGACGCTGACCCAGCCGCACATCCTCACCGGGATCGACCGCCCCACCGGCACCGATCCCACGTACGTCAGCGACGCCACCGGCAACACCACCGAGCGGCATCTCGCCGGTGGCGACCAGAGCCTCGACTGGAACGGCGAGAACAAGGTCACCTCGGTCACCGGCTTCGCCGACGGCGCGGGCCCGGTGGTCGGCCTCGGCGGCAAGTGCCTGGACCTGGGCGGCGGGCTGACCGCCGACGGCAGCGCGATCCAGCTGTACCGCTGCAACACCACCCAGGCCCAGGCGTGGTCCCTCACCGGCGACACCCTGCGCATCAAGGGCAAGTGCGCCACCGTCAACATCACACTCGTCCAGCTCGACACCTGCGACGGCACGACCAACCAGAAGTTCACCTTCCGTGCCTCCGACAAGGCCCTCGTCCACGCGGCGACCGGCAAGTGCGTGACCGTGCCCGGCGGCACCGACGCGAACGGCACCGACCTCGAGGTCGCCACGTGCGCGGGCACCGCCGCCCAGAAGTGGGCTCCCGCCGACCGCACCACCTACGTGTACGACGCCGGCGGCAACCGCATCCTGCAGAAGTCGGCCGCGGGCACCACCCTGTACCTGGGTGAGACCGAGGTCTCGACGGACGCCAACGGCGACCTGGTCAAGGCCGTCCGCTCCTACCAGCACCCCGGCGCCCCCACGGTCGTCCGGGTCAGCAACTACGGCAGCGCCAGCCACAAGATCAGCGTCCTGCTGTCCGACCGGCTCGGCTCGGCCACCGCCGCGATCGAGCAGACCACCGGCCAGCCGATCAGCCGACGCTCCTTCGCGCCGTACGGCGAGGTACGCGGCCTGCGCCCCACCAGCTGGCCGAGCAGCCGCGGCTACCTGGGCACCGGCGTCGACGACTACACCTCCGGCCTGACCCACCTGGGCGCCCGCGAGTACGACCAGTCCGCCGGTCGGTTCATTTCCGCGGACCCGGTCGTCGACATCACCGACCCGCTCCAGATCAACGGCTACGCGTACGCCAACAACAACCCGGTCACCAAGGGCGACCCCGACGGCCTGCAGCCCATCGAGTGCTGGGAGGGCACGGCGATCTGCCGAGGTGGGCGGATCATCGGAGTCAGGGAGGACAGGGTCAAGCCGGACAACGCGCTGACCGAGAAGAGCGTCACCCAGAAGACCAAGGACGGCTCGAAGACCTACCGCGTCTTCTACGACGACAAGGGGGTCCCGCACACGGTCGCCTCCCAGGGCGTCAAGCCGACCGAGAAGGTCGCGCTCGAGTACATGAACGACGACCTGCGCAACGGACTCCAGCTCTACGACCCGAAGACCGGCAACGGCGCACAGTTCTTCTATCAGGACGACAACGGGGTCCTGCCCAAGAAGGGCCTCGTCCACGACGCCAACGGCAACCACCGGGTCGCCGGTACGACCGCCGACTTCATCAAGGTCACCTGGAAGAACGGCAAGATCGTCTCCGTGAACACCTGGGACGCCACGGATTCGGACCGGGGTGCCACCGCGGATGCCGTCAGCTCGGCGGAGAAGACCATCAACAGGAAGATGGACCCCCTGGGTACCAAGCCCCAGACCCAGAACGTGGTCTTCGTCGCCTCCAGCATCGAGCAGGCCCATGCGGTCGCGGAGAAGTTCGTCGGCAACGCCAACGTCCGGGTCATCTACCCGGGCACCGGAAAGGTCGGCGAGACGCTCTTCGACACCCATCTGACCGGCGGTGTCAAGGGCGTCGGCGGCGGCACGCCGACCACCGGGCGCGGCTCCAGCGAGGATTCGTCGTCCGGCAAGAGCGGCAAGGGCAGCCTCGGCGGCAAGCTGATGAACGGGGCCGGCGTCCTAGGTGACCTCCTCTTCATCTGGGAGGGCATGAAGACGCTGGAGCGGGGCTGCGACGATGTCATCGTCTCCTGCGGGCCCCCGCCCACCGCCTGA